From Thermococcus celericrescens, a single genomic window includes:
- a CDS encoding FeoA family protein has translation MTPLSFLNEGTRARITRVTGGRSVLAKLMAIGLVPGSELKVIRNQMAGPLIVAVGDTQLALGRGLAMKILVEVE, from the coding sequence ATGACGCCCTTGAGCTTTCTCAACGAGGGCACAAGGGCAAGGATTACCCGTGTAACGGGGGGAAGGAGTGTCCTCGCGAAGCTCATGGCGATTGGCCTCGTTCCTGGAAGCGAACTTAAAGTGATCAGAAACCAGATGGCCGGCCCGCTGATAGTGGCCGTTGGAGACACCCAGCTCGCCCTCGGGAGGGGGCTCGCAATGAAAATCCTCGTGGAGGTGGAATGA